The following proteins are co-located in the Kineococcus endophyticus genome:
- the trpS gene encoding tryptophan--tRNA ligase, with translation MADGTTGTTTVGTQGTGAGTRPRLLSGMQPTSGSLHLGNYLGALTQWVALQETHDAFYCVVDLHALTVSPDPAELRERTRWTAAQYIAAGVDPERSTLFVQSHVPAHAQLAWVLSCLTGFGEAGRMTQFKDKSAKQGSDSTTVGLFTYPVLMAADILLYQAAEVPVGEDQRQHLELTRNLAQRFNSRFGETFAVPEPFIPEETAKIYDLQDPTAKMSKSSSSPNGLVDVLDDPKVTAKKIRSAVTDTGREVLFDPVEKAGVSNLLSIHSALSGRSIAQLEADFAGRGYGDLKKELAEVVTDALAPVRTRTLELMADPGALDELIARGADRANEVAEQTLATVHERVGLVARPAGGRR, from the coding sequence ATGGCGGACGGGACGACCGGGACGACGACGGTGGGGACGCAGGGGACGGGTGCGGGGACGCGCCCGCGGCTGCTGTCCGGGATGCAGCCCACGTCCGGCTCCCTCCACCTCGGCAACTACCTCGGCGCGCTGACGCAGTGGGTCGCCCTGCAGGAGACGCACGACGCCTTCTACTGCGTCGTCGACCTGCACGCCCTCACGGTCTCCCCGGACCCGGCCGAGCTGCGCGAGCGCACCCGCTGGACCGCCGCGCAGTACATCGCCGCGGGCGTCGACCCCGAGCGCTCGACCCTCTTCGTGCAGAGCCACGTGCCCGCCCACGCCCAGCTCGCCTGGGTCCTGTCGTGCCTCACGGGCTTCGGCGAGGCCGGCCGCATGACGCAGTTCAAGGACAAGTCCGCCAAGCAGGGCTCGGACTCCACGACGGTCGGGCTCTTCACCTACCCCGTCCTCATGGCGGCGGACATCCTGCTCTACCAGGCCGCCGAGGTCCCGGTCGGTGAGGACCAGCGCCAGCACCTGGAGCTGACGCGCAACCTCGCGCAGCGCTTCAACTCCCGCTTCGGCGAGACGTTCGCCGTGCCCGAGCCCTTCATCCCGGAGGAGACGGCGAAGATCTACGACCTGCAGGACCCGACGGCCAAGATGAGCAAGTCCTCGTCCTCGCCGAACGGCCTCGTCGACGTCCTCGACGACCCGAAGGTGACGGCCAAGAAGATCCGGTCGGCCGTCACCGACACCGGCCGCGAGGTCCTCTTCGACCCCGTCGAGAAGGCCGGCGTCTCCAACCTGCTGTCCATCCACTCGGCGCTGTCGGGCCGCTCGATCGCGCAGCTCGAGGCCGACTTCGCCGGCCGCGGCTACGGGGACCTCAAGAAGGAGCTCGCCGAGGTCGTCACCGACGCGCTCGCGCCGGTCCGGACCCGCACCCTGGAGCTCATGGCCGACCCGGGCGCCCTCGACGAGCTCATCGCGCGCGGGGCCGACCGCGCCAACGAGGTCGCCGAGCAGACGCTGGCCACCGTCCACGAGCGCGTGGGTCTGGTGGCGCGGCCGGCGGGCGGACGCCGGTGA
- a CDS encoding SCO4848 family membrane protein codes for MVMSKPVSWFLVLFGVWSWFIWPNFLRNIWSDPRSFDGGPQPFFLVHLVLVVVSLAFGTAIAVIGIRGLRGSGRRTR; via the coding sequence GTGGTGATGTCGAAGCCGGTCAGCTGGTTCCTCGTCCTGTTCGGCGTGTGGAGCTGGTTCATCTGGCCCAACTTCCTGCGCAACATCTGGTCGGACCCGCGCTCGTTCGACGGTGGGCCGCAGCCGTTCTTCCTCGTCCACCTCGTCCTCGTCGTGGTGAGCCTCGCCTTCGGCACGGCCATCGCCGTCATCGGCATCCGGGGTCTGCGAGGATCGGGCCGCCGAACCCGCTGA
- a CDS encoding 2'-5' RNA ligase family protein: MSSPRATADPDGQPQVIGVSIPVPAPHAAELTAWREDFGDPLARSIPPHITLLPPFPLVPGTLDAARDHLEATAAAGTPFDVHLRGTATFRPVSPVVFVQLARGISECELLQAAIRTGPLAAEINFPFHPHVTVAHDVDEAALDRAELVLRDWEATFTVKGFSLYEHGADGVWRPREDFTFQQ; the protein is encoded by the coding sequence GTGAGCTCACCACGAGCGACGGCCGACCCGGACGGTCAGCCGCAGGTCATCGGGGTCTCCATCCCCGTGCCCGCCCCGCACGCGGCCGAGCTGACCGCCTGGCGGGAGGACTTCGGCGACCCGCTGGCGCGGTCCATCCCGCCGCACATCACGCTGCTGCCGCCGTTCCCGCTCGTCCCGGGCACCCTGGACGCGGCCCGGGACCACCTCGAGGCGACCGCGGCGGCCGGCACGCCCTTCGACGTGCACCTGCGGGGCACCGCGACCTTCCGCCCCGTCTCGCCCGTCGTCTTCGTCCAGCTGGCCCGCGGCATCTCCGAGTGCGAGCTGCTCCAGGCCGCCATCCGGACCGGTCCGCTGGCCGCCGAGATCAACTTCCCGTTCCACCCGCACGTCACGGTGGCCCACGACGTCGACGAGGCCGCGCTCGACCGCGCCGAGCTCGTGTTGCGCGACTGGGAGGCGACCTTCACCGTGAAGGGGTTCAGCCTCTACGAGCACGGCGCCGACGGCGTCTGGCGGCCACGGGAGGACTTCACCTTCCAGCAGTGA
- a CDS encoding LacI family DNA-binding transcriptional regulator: MPSQSAPTLDSVAARAGVSRATAGRVLSGYARVSENAREAVLKAAAELSYVPNQAARSLVTRRSGSVALVVVEPVERFFADSYFPLVLSGAQAQLAEREVQLVLVVLSTQRERERFERYARGGHVDGAIFVSVHGADPLPQHLREAGLPVVLSGRPYDEGSSVPFVSADNVAGARTAAAHLLERGCRRVVTVTGPMDMRVGQERLEGFRAELRAHRQRWNAALAAPGDFSVDGGRAATEALLERWPDLDGVFAANDLMAAGALQALAAAGRSVPGDVRVVGFDDAPLAAAATPPLTTVRQPVIAMGRELARMVLALVDGQESVPDVVAPTELVQRATT, encoded by the coding sequence GTGCCGAGCCAGAGCGCGCCGACCCTCGACTCCGTCGCCGCGCGCGCCGGGGTCTCGCGGGCGACGGCCGGGCGCGTCCTGTCGGGCTACGCGCGGGTCAGCGAGAACGCGCGGGAGGCGGTGCTCAAGGCGGCCGCGGAGCTGTCCTACGTGCCGAACCAGGCGGCGCGCTCGCTCGTCACGCGGCGCAGCGGCTCCGTGGCCCTCGTCGTGGTGGAGCCCGTCGAGCGGTTCTTCGCCGACTCCTACTTCCCGCTCGTGCTGAGCGGCGCCCAGGCCCAGCTCGCCGAGCGGGAGGTGCAGCTGGTCCTCGTCGTGCTCTCGACGCAACGCGAGCGGGAGCGCTTCGAGCGCTACGCCCGCGGCGGGCACGTGGACGGGGCGATCTTCGTCTCGGTCCACGGCGCGGACCCGCTGCCGCAGCACCTGCGCGAGGCCGGGCTCCCGGTCGTCCTCTCCGGCCGTCCCTACGACGAGGGCAGCTCCGTCCCGTTCGTCTCGGCCGACAACGTCGCAGGAGCGCGGACGGCGGCCGCGCACCTGCTCGAGCGGGGGTGCCGACGCGTCGTCACCGTCACCGGGCCGATGGACATGCGCGTGGGCCAGGAACGCCTCGAGGGGTTCCGCGCCGAGCTGCGCGCCCACCGGCAGCGCTGGAACGCCGCGCTCGCCGCACCCGGTGACTTCAGCGTCGACGGCGGCCGGGCGGCCACCGAGGCGCTGCTGGAGCGGTGGCCCGACCTCGACGGCGTGTTCGCCGCGAACGACCTCATGGCCGCCGGGGCCCTGCAGGCGCTGGCCGCGGCCGGGCGGTCCGTCCCGGGGGACGTGCGCGTCGTCGGGTTCGACGACGCTCCGCTCGCCGCCGCGGCGACCCCGCCGCTCACCACCGTCCGGCAGCCGGTGATCGCGATGGGCCGGGAACTCGCGCGGATGGTGCTCGCGCTCGTCGACGGACAGGAGTCCGTCCCCGACGTCGTGGCACCCACGGAACTGGTCCAGCGGGCCACGACCTGA
- a CDS encoding YihY/virulence factor BrkB family protein — protein MSGAVDQAKDAVSRVQRSFPYRTYQRYGNARGNVLAGGIAYFAFFSIFPALIAALTIVGFLMQGVPEVRDWVVRNLVSGVNAYVPDLLHAGQRPFGPQDRANGIYIDDYLTGSTLTWALVVSVVTGLFTGLGWIDGMRQGVRAVFGEDAGGGNFAVVKLRDLGGMAVIGFGVLLSVVSVVATNAAGGFLLDLLGFDPSTWSKVLLAVLGFAVSFVIDTLTFLVVFRVLPGADVPLRDLLQGAAFGGIGIGILKQFGATIAGRSADGGGAFVGSAVTLVVLLVLMNLIGRLVLLAASWAAQRAEDAGSLRPDLMAQARLAVPLGPEEPETHERRLPFVSGLVLGAVSALALGRVRRR, from the coding sequence GTGAGCGGCGCCGTGGACCAGGCCAAGGACGCCGTGAGCAGAGTCCAGCGGTCCTTCCCGTACCGGACGTACCAGCGCTACGGCAACGCCCGGGGCAACGTGCTGGCCGGTGGCATCGCCTACTTCGCCTTCTTCTCGATCTTCCCGGCCCTCATCGCCGCGTTGACGATCGTCGGCTTCCTCATGCAGGGCGTTCCCGAGGTGCGGGACTGGGTCGTCCGCAACCTCGTCTCGGGCGTCAACGCCTACGTCCCGGACCTGCTGCACGCGGGGCAGAGGCCGTTCGGGCCGCAGGACCGGGCCAACGGCATCTACATCGACGACTACCTCACCGGCTCCACGCTGACCTGGGCCCTCGTCGTCTCCGTCGTGACGGGCCTGTTCACCGGGCTCGGCTGGATCGACGGCATGCGCCAGGGGGTGCGCGCCGTCTTCGGCGAGGACGCCGGCGGCGGGAACTTCGCGGTCGTCAAGCTGCGCGACCTCGGGGGCATGGCCGTCATCGGCTTCGGCGTCCTGCTCTCGGTCGTCTCCGTCGTCGCCACCAACGCCGCGGGCGGGTTCCTGCTGGACCTGCTGGGCTTCGACCCGTCGACGTGGTCGAAGGTGCTGCTGGCCGTCCTGGGCTTCGCCGTCTCCTTCGTCATCGACACCCTGACGTTCCTCGTCGTGTTCCGCGTGCTGCCGGGGGCGGACGTCCCGCTCCGGGACCTGCTGCAGGGCGCGGCCTTCGGCGGGATCGGCATCGGGATCCTCAAGCAGTTCGGCGCGACCATCGCGGGCCGCAGCGCCGACGGCGGCGGGGCCTTCGTCGGGTCCGCGGTGACGCTCGTGGTCCTGCTCGTCCTCATGAACCTCATCGGGCGCCTCGTCCTGCTCGCGGCGTCCTGGGCGGCGCAACGGGCCGAGGACGCCGGGTCCCTGCGTCCCGACCTCATGGCGCAGGCGCGGCTGGCGGTCCCGCTCGGGCCGGAGGAACCCGAGACGCACGAGCGGCGGCTTCCGTTCGTGTCCGGGCTCGTGCTGGGCGCGGTGTCGGCGCTGGCCCTGGGGCGGGTCCGCCGGCGCTGA